A window of the Amycolatopsis solani genome harbors these coding sequences:
- a CDS encoding glycohydrolase toxin TNT-related protein (This protein contains a domain related to Tuberculosis Necrotizing Toxin, which is the C-terminal effector domain of outer membrane channel protein CpnT, and which has a lethal NAD+-glycohydrolase activity.), which produces MRVAQPTTQLNATEQDTLVKQIGLALLRAAPRDWRKVSAEYRAVGRYHELTGEIVTEDGTVHEWLATHDIATLFGRLRGGMYRDGRGTWFNARYQLDHPSSYNLEYNRDEPVWNLAPPPQAYSDELRMFPRTEDNVPEWLIRRMSGLGPEQPGPHFRIARIFDTVGPAGRPVINRPDLEVDEQDRLLEYLERAPLVVPERGYDIDRLAATPEATVPVAFHSDGQWIWPAAVNFYLHKYGVSPEPDLVEHVRAVGFKLPPVDEPTLQAAAGYLTRGNQPPPPPQQRPAGPPPQGPPPQGPPPQQQAPVGPPPTAVVPPVVPPQPPAPAEAPQAAHAPAEPEAPAEEHEYVEEGQYAEDGYDDQEFDDRFAEDDQYGEAEYDQQSEHAGTNGSSPEPGRVPDLDETAEYVPDQPIGHGQEPRDGEHAAAQDEAGHAFDSGQASRHDEDAHTAFQPPRHDDEPSHAFAPGQARHEEEPPFQPGHDDEAAFQAGQESPFQPHDEDQPHHDDEPAHAFAPGQARHEDEPGGRHDEDAHAFQPRREEPPAFDPGPPTMITQTDIPGVLPVPEAPAPQQAAQAEPAAPAPRSGRRALRRETPDHPVLAGLQTKLDELDVPESGYKLGEPAEHGWSVEEVDDGWRVGWYDGKLSNPAVFGDAEDAAAFMLGKVLLNPEGHVPEEEPPAPEPEPEPEPEPAPQRVVATLSPEVATGSYPVRKPEPVPPQEQTAFTSAEELFGDLEDDEPPAPPRQPAPPAPVPAGPPPAQQQVAPPPAPPRREPPSAPTVLAPVPPGVPPVPPPAAPPVQPRQEPVRAAVNGGGGGGQQQWPIGPMAGEPPLTLFRGKELRELPAGSELDRFGGPAGNLTYAAGTPFAERSLVPEWVNRPYHVYRVQRPLETLAGVAIPWFNQPGGGSAYLLPASIEELLAEGDLIELDPGEPPVD; this is translated from the coding sequence GTGCGGGTGGCACAACCGACGACGCAGCTGAACGCGACCGAGCAGGACACCCTGGTCAAGCAGATCGGACTGGCCTTGCTGCGTGCCGCCCCGCGCGACTGGCGCAAGGTCTCCGCGGAGTACCGAGCCGTCGGGAGGTACCACGAGCTGACCGGCGAGATCGTGACCGAAGACGGCACGGTCCACGAGTGGCTCGCCACCCACGACATCGCCACGCTCTTCGGCAGGCTGCGCGGTGGCATGTACCGCGACGGCCGCGGGACGTGGTTCAACGCGCGCTACCAGCTCGACCACCCGTCGAGCTACAACCTCGAGTACAACCGCGACGAACCCGTGTGGAACCTCGCGCCGCCGCCGCAGGCCTACTCCGACGAGCTGCGGATGTTCCCGCGCACCGAGGACAACGTGCCCGAGTGGCTGATCCGGCGGATGTCCGGGCTCGGCCCGGAGCAGCCGGGGCCGCACTTCCGGATCGCCCGGATCTTCGACACCGTCGGCCCGGCCGGCCGCCCGGTCATCAACCGGCCCGACCTCGAGGTCGACGAGCAGGACCGGCTGCTGGAGTACCTGGAGCGCGCGCCGCTGGTGGTGCCCGAGCGCGGGTACGACATCGACCGGCTGGCCGCGACGCCGGAGGCCACCGTCCCGGTCGCCTTCCACAGCGACGGCCAGTGGATCTGGCCCGCCGCCGTCAACTTCTACTTGCACAAGTACGGCGTTTCGCCCGAACCGGACCTCGTCGAGCACGTCCGCGCGGTCGGTTTCAAGCTGCCGCCGGTCGACGAGCCGACGTTGCAGGCCGCCGCGGGGTACCTCACCCGGGGGAACCAGCCGCCGCCCCCGCCGCAGCAGCGCCCGGCCGGGCCGCCGCCCCAGGGCCCGCCGCCGCAGGGGCCGCCCCCGCAGCAGCAGGCACCCGTGGGCCCGCCGCCCACCGCCGTCGTCCCGCCGGTCGTCCCGCCGCAGCCGCCCGCGCCCGCGGAGGCGCCCCAGGCGGCGCACGCGCCCGCCGAGCCGGAAGCCCCGGCCGAGGAGCACGAGTACGTCGAAGAGGGTCAGTACGCCGAGGACGGCTACGACGACCAGGAGTTCGACGACCGCTTCGCCGAGGACGACCAGTACGGCGAAGCGGAGTACGACCAGCAGTCCGAGCACGCCGGGACGAACGGCTCGTCGCCGGAGCCGGGCCGCGTGCCCGACCTCGACGAGACCGCGGAGTACGTGCCGGACCAGCCGATCGGGCACGGCCAGGAGCCGCGGGACGGCGAGCACGCCGCGGCCCAGGACGAGGCCGGGCACGCGTTCGACTCCGGTCAGGCGTCCCGGCACGACGAGGACGCGCACACCGCTTTCCAGCCGCCGCGCCACGACGACGAGCCCTCGCACGCCTTCGCGCCGGGCCAGGCGCGGCACGAGGAAGAGCCGCCGTTCCAGCCCGGCCACGACGACGAAGCCGCCTTCCAGGCCGGCCAGGAGTCGCCGTTCCAGCCCCACGACGAGGACCAGCCGCACCACGACGACGAACCCGCCCACGCCTTCGCGCCCGGCCAGGCCCGGCACGAAGACGAGCCCGGCGGGCGGCACGACGAGGACGCGCACGCCTTCCAGCCGCGGCGCGAGGAGCCACCCGCGTTCGACCCGGGCCCGCCGACGATGATCACCCAGACCGACATCCCCGGCGTCCTGCCGGTGCCGGAGGCCCCGGCGCCCCAGCAGGCCGCCCAGGCGGAGCCGGCCGCGCCCGCGCCCCGGTCGGGCCGCCGGGCGCTGCGCCGGGAGACCCCGGACCACCCGGTGCTCGCGGGGCTGCAAACCAAGCTCGACGAGCTCGACGTGCCCGAAAGCGGCTACAAGCTCGGCGAGCCCGCCGAACACGGCTGGAGCGTCGAGGAGGTCGACGACGGCTGGCGCGTCGGCTGGTACGACGGCAAGCTCAGCAACCCCGCGGTGTTCGGCGACGCCGAGGACGCGGCCGCGTTCATGCTCGGCAAGGTGCTGCTCAACCCGGAAGGCCACGTGCCCGAGGAGGAGCCGCCCGCGCCGGAGCCCGAACCGGAACCCGAGCCCGAGCCGGCCCCGCAGCGGGTCGTCGCGACGCTGTCGCCCGAGGTCGCGACCGGCTCGTACCCGGTCCGCAAGCCCGAGCCGGTGCCCCCGCAGGAGCAGACGGCGTTCACCAGCGCCGAGGAGCTGTTCGGCGACCTCGAAGACGACGAGCCGCCGGCCCCGCCGCGCCAGCCCGCCCCGCCCGCGCCGGTCCCGGCCGGGCCGCCGCCGGCGCAGCAGCAGGTCGCCCCGCCGCCCGCGCCGCCGCGGCGTGAACCGCCGTCGGCGCCGACCGTCCTGGCCCCGGTGCCGCCGGGTGTCCCGCCGGTCCCGCCCCCGGCCGCGCCGCCGGTCCAGCCGCGCCAGGAACCCGTTCGCGCGGCCGTCAACGGCGGCGGTGGCGGTGGCCAGCAGCAGTGGCCGATCGGGCCGATGGCCGGTGAGCCGCCGCTGACGCTGTTCCGCGGCAAGGAGCTGCGCGAGCTGCCCGCGGGCAGCGAGCTGGACCGCTTCGGCGGCCCGGCCGGCAACCTGACGTACGCGGCGGGCACGCCGTTCGCCGAGCGGTCGCTGGTGCCGGAGTGGGTCAACCGCCCGTACCACGTCTACCGGGTGCAGCGGCCGCTGGAGACGCTCGCCGGCGTCGCGATCCCGTGGTTCAACCAGCCCGGCGGCGGGTCGGCGTACCTGCTCCCGGCGTCGATCGAGGAACTGCTCGCCGAGGGCGACCTGATCGAACTCGACCCGGGCGAACCCCCGGTCGACTGA
- a CDS encoding pentapeptide repeat-containing protein: protein MLETGEDYREAVLSGQWWEKRRFTGCDFTGADLSGLRTRGCTFDDCVFSRADLSRSRHDASAFRSCTFERTVLAESRWTSCSLLGTAFTDCGFGGIALTECDLSLASLAKARLRKLGLSGLRLREANLTDADLSGADLRGSDLTGARLHGAKFDGADLRGARLDANALVQADLRGADVDVDTALAFAAAHGLVIR, encoded by the coding sequence GTGCTGGAGACCGGGGAGGACTACCGCGAAGCGGTGTTGTCGGGGCAGTGGTGGGAAAAGCGCCGGTTCACCGGCTGCGACTTCACCGGGGCGGACCTCAGCGGGCTGCGGACCCGCGGCTGCACCTTCGACGACTGCGTGTTCAGCCGGGCCGACCTCTCGCGCTCGCGCCACGACGCGTCGGCGTTCCGCTCGTGCACCTTCGAGCGGACGGTGCTCGCCGAAAGCCGCTGGACGTCGTGCTCGCTGCTCGGCACGGCGTTCACCGACTGCGGGTTCGGCGGGATCGCGCTCACCGAATGCGACCTCTCGCTGGCGTCGCTGGCGAAGGCGCGGCTGCGCAAGCTCGGGCTGTCGGGGCTGCGGCTGCGGGAAGCCAACCTGACCGACGCCGACCTCTCCGGCGCCGACCTCCGCGGCAGTGACCTGACCGGCGCCCGCCTGCACGGCGCGAAGTTCGACGGCGCCGACCTGCGCGGCGCGCGCCTCGACGCGAACGCCCTCGTCCAGGCCGACCTGCGGGGTGCCGACGTCGACGTCGACACGGCCCTCGCCTTCGCCGCCGCGCACGGGCTCGTCATCCGCTGA
- a CDS encoding VOC family protein — MASPVPAGYTTVTPWIIGRDTAALLDFLKQAFDAEELGRVMGEDGSIGHAEVRIRDAVVMAFDGPADWAETPAFLRLYVPDSEETQRRAIAAGATEVTRQTVLFFGDRVGRVRDPFGNLWWIQTRLEDLDETEMARRAQLPQYVEAMKYVQGALP, encoded by the coding sequence ATGGCCAGCCCCGTACCCGCCGGCTACACCACCGTCACCCCGTGGATCATCGGCCGCGACACCGCCGCGCTGCTCGACTTCCTGAAGCAGGCCTTCGACGCCGAAGAACTCGGCCGGGTCATGGGCGAGGACGGGAGCATCGGGCACGCCGAGGTCCGCATCCGCGACGCCGTCGTGATGGCGTTCGACGGGCCCGCGGACTGGGCCGAGACCCCGGCCTTCCTGCGGCTCTACGTGCCCGACAGCGAGGAAACCCAGCGCCGGGCCATCGCCGCGGGCGCCACCGAGGTGACGCGCCAGACGGTGCTGTTCTTCGGCGACCGCGTCGGCCGCGTGCGGGATCCGTTCGGCAACCTGTGGTGGATCCAGACCCGGCTCGAAGACCTCGACGAAACCGAAATGGCCCGCCGCGCGCAGCTGCCCCAGTACGTCGAGGCGATGAAGTACGTCCAGGGTGCATTGCCCTGA
- a CDS encoding AraC family transcriptional regulator → MGVPLRPTAVAASARSVYREVAPPPALAAVLACGWHGRTGWARPLRVLPDGCADLVWDGTALTVAVTVGVPVRMWLPASETRVGVRLRCGAAAAVLGTPMPELPAGATRLSDLWGDGARRAEDALAATADPVAQREILEALVAGRGVTPDRRVLAAVLVLGRPSVRAAEVAGELGVSERALRRHLVHAVGAGPKQVHRIRRFQRFLHRLEPLAAHRTSLAAVAADLGYADQSHLGRDCRRLSGSSPAALVRVAEKFQTRPVPPGQDRRHGFPGHDPGAL, encoded by the coding sequence ATGGGAGTTCCGCTGCGGCCGACGGCGGTGGCCGCGTCGGCGCGGTCGGTGTACCGCGAGGTCGCGCCGCCACCCGCGCTCGCGGCGGTGCTGGCGTGCGGCTGGCACGGGCGCACCGGCTGGGCGCGGCCGCTGCGCGTCCTCCCCGACGGCTGCGCGGACCTGGTCTGGGACGGCACCGCGCTGACGGTGGCCGTTACCGTCGGCGTTCCGGTGCGGATGTGGCTCCCGGCGTCGGAAACCCGCGTCGGCGTCCGGCTGCGCTGCGGCGCCGCGGCGGCGGTCCTCGGCACGCCGATGCCGGAGCTGCCCGCGGGCGCGACCCGGCTGAGCGACCTCTGGGGCGACGGCGCCCGCCGGGCCGAGGACGCCCTGGCCGCTACCGCCGATCCTGTTGCGCAGCGCGAAATCCTCGAAGCGCTCGTCGCGGGCCGGGGCGTGACACCGGACCGCCGGGTGCTGGCCGCCGTCCTCGTGCTGGGCCGCCCTTCGGTGCGCGCCGCGGAAGTCGCGGGCGAACTGGGCGTGAGCGAACGCGCGCTGCGGCGCCACCTCGTGCACGCGGTCGGCGCCGGCCCGAAGCAGGTGCACCGGATCCGGCGGTTCCAGCGTTTTCTGCACCGGCTCGAGCCGCTCGCGGCCCACCGGACGTCGCTGGCGGCGGTCGCGGCGGACCTCGGTTACGCCGACCAGTCTCACCTCGGCCGCGACTGCCGCCGCCTGTCGGGGTCTTCGCCCGCGGCGCTCGTCCGGGTGGCCGAAAAGTTCCAGACGCGGCCGGTGCCGCCGGGCCAGGATCGGCGGCATGGCTTTCCAGGTCACGATCCCGGTGCGCTGTGA
- a CDS encoding acyl-CoA thioesterase, translating into MAFQVTIPVRCDDIDANGHVRGPAYLAYADHARWSCVQAAGIDLAELTARRIGPVNLETTVRFHHELTPGGEVSVSCSFRWGTGKTSRVVQEFHDPGGTLVASVTSVSGLLDFDRRRLVSDPAACWRELAKHPELLGLA; encoded by the coding sequence ATGGCTTTCCAGGTCACGATCCCGGTGCGCTGTGACGACATCGACGCGAACGGCCACGTCCGCGGCCCGGCTTACCTGGCGTACGCCGACCACGCGCGCTGGTCGTGCGTCCAGGCCGCGGGCATCGACCTGGCGGAGCTGACCGCACGCCGCATCGGCCCGGTCAACCTGGAGACGACGGTCCGCTTCCACCACGAGCTCACCCCGGGCGGCGAGGTGTCGGTCAGCTGCTCGTTCCGGTGGGGCACGGGGAAGACTTCGCGGGTGGTGCAGGAGTTCCACGACCCTGGGGGCACTTTGGTGGCGTCGGTGACGTCGGTGTCGGGCCTCCTGGACTTCGACCGGCGACGGCTGGTGAGCGACCCGGCGGCGTGCTGGCGGGAGCTGGCCAAACATCCGGAACTGCTGGGGCTGGCTTGA
- a CDS encoding class I SAM-dependent methyltransferase yields the protein MPDQHFADPGLASLYDAMNPRSGDFAFYLPMILAAESVLDVGCGTGSLLHWARESGHLGRLVGLDPAEGMLAQARRRDDVEWVLGDLSTASWDCEFDFAVMTGHAFQVLLTDEELRTAFAAIRRALKPGGRFGFDTRNPAARGWERWTPGHVSEVVVADGSTVRSWNDAGPFEDGYVSFTTTYESPGWDAPRYSESTLRFLDVPALGGFIEEAGLVVDEQYGYWDRTPVTGRSPEIVTIVRRPLT from the coding sequence ATGCCCGACCAGCACTTCGCCGATCCCGGCCTGGCTTCGCTGTACGACGCGATGAACCCGCGCTCCGGCGACTTCGCGTTCTACCTGCCGATGATCCTGGCCGCGGAGTCGGTGCTGGACGTCGGCTGCGGCACGGGTTCCCTGCTGCACTGGGCTCGCGAGTCCGGCCACCTCGGACGGCTCGTCGGGCTCGACCCCGCCGAGGGCATGCTCGCGCAAGCCCGCCGCCGCGACGACGTCGAGTGGGTCCTCGGCGATTTGTCGACCGCGTCCTGGGACTGCGAGTTCGACTTCGCCGTGATGACCGGCCACGCGTTCCAGGTCCTGCTGACCGACGAGGAGCTGCGGACGGCCTTCGCGGCGATCCGGCGCGCGCTGAAGCCGGGCGGCCGCTTCGGGTTCGACACCCGCAACCCGGCGGCTCGGGGCTGGGAGCGGTGGACGCCCGGCCACGTGTCCGAAGTGGTCGTAGCCGACGGGAGCACCGTCCGGTCGTGGAACGACGCGGGGCCGTTCGAAGACGGGTACGTCAGCTTCACGACGACGTACGAAAGCCCGGGTTGGGACGCGCCGCGGTACAGCGAGAGCACGTTGCGGTTCCTCGACGTCCCGGCGCTGGGCGGGTTCATCGAGGAAGCCGGCCTGGTGGTCGACGAGCAGTACGGCTACTGGGACCGCACCCCGGTGACCGGCCGCAGTCCTGAGATCGTCACGATCGTTCGGCGGCCCCTCACCTGA
- a CDS encoding error-prone DNA polymerase, whose product MGWNNPPVRWQDLARTLAGDIPPGDHGDSPAWGRHREGYQRPQDLPARGSDDGGEAVRVPYAELHCHSNFSFLDGASHPEELVEEAARLKLDAIALTDHDGMYGVVRFAEAARELGVDTVFGTELSFGLQTPQNGVADPEGEHLLLLARGDQGYRALCRAITAGQIDERAEKGKPTYDLGAVAEEVAGQCVVLTGCRKGSVRSALVTHGPAAAAEQLRLLVDRFGRDHVYVELTDHRQPLDSTHNDLLAELARELGLPTVATTAAHYARPERAPLADALAAIRARRGIDELEGWLPAAGTAFLRSGAEMDVLFRRYPGAVRRSALLGAECAFPLKLLAPKLPPFDVPEGETEATHLRKLTAAGARERFKGKPHEDKANAQIEHELRIIEELGFPGYFLIVWDIVRFCRDNDILCQGRGSAANSAVCYALGITKVDSVAYELLFERFLAPDRDGYPDIDLDIESDRREEAIQYVFAKHGRLRTAQVANVITYRARSAVRDAARALGYSPGQQDAWSKQIDRWGSLRSTEKDHDHDIPDEVVQLAFALEDFPRHLGIHSGGMVMCQEPVSQVVPVEWARMADRSVIQWEKEDCAAAGLVKFDLLGLGMLSALHYMIDLVRDYKDERVDLAELDLADQQIYEMLCRADAIGVFQVESRAQLATLPRLQPREFYDLAVEVALIRPGPIQGGSVHPYIRRKQGREEWSYDHPLLAKALHKTKGVPLFQEQMMQIALDVANFTAAEADQLRHAMGSKRSDRKMERLRQRFLDGAAANGVEDELAQKIFLKLKAFANFGFPESHALSFAHLVFSSAYFKFYHPDAFLAGLLRAQPMGFYSPQSLVADARRHGVTVHGPDINRSLPHATLEPLPDGGKLHAVRTGLSTVRKIGEDVAKRISAERRENGEYRDLADVARRVRLTTPQIEALATAGAFASFGGDRRQALWTAGAVAGERPEKLPGLVGAQAPALPGMDGLDLAAADVWATGVSPDSYPTEFIRDHLDELGVVPASGLAALDDGARVLIGGAVTHRQRPATAAGVTFLNIEDETGMVNVICTLGLWQRYHRVARSSPALLIRGVLEKADGVVSVLADRVEPLQMRIKAKSRDFR is encoded by the coding sequence ATGGGCTGGAACAACCCACCCGTCCGCTGGCAGGACCTCGCCCGCACCCTCGCCGGCGACATCCCGCCCGGTGACCACGGCGACAGTCCCGCCTGGGGCCGCCACCGCGAGGGCTACCAGCGGCCCCAAGACCTCCCGGCGCGCGGCAGCGACGACGGCGGCGAAGCCGTCCGCGTCCCCTACGCCGAACTGCACTGCCACTCCAACTTCAGCTTCCTCGACGGCGCCAGCCACCCCGAAGAGCTCGTCGAGGAAGCCGCGCGGCTCAAGCTCGACGCCATCGCCCTCACCGATCACGACGGCATGTACGGCGTCGTCCGCTTCGCCGAAGCCGCGCGGGAGCTCGGGGTCGACACCGTCTTCGGGACGGAGCTCAGCTTCGGCCTGCAAACTCCGCAGAACGGCGTGGCCGATCCCGAAGGCGAGCACCTCCTCCTGCTCGCCCGCGGCGACCAGGGCTACCGGGCCCTCTGCCGCGCCATCACCGCCGGGCAGATCGACGAACGCGCCGAGAAGGGCAAGCCGACCTACGACCTCGGGGCGGTCGCCGAGGAGGTCGCCGGGCAGTGCGTCGTCCTGACCGGGTGCCGCAAAGGGTCGGTGCGCTCGGCGCTCGTCACGCACGGCCCGGCGGCCGCCGCCGAACAGCTGCGGCTGCTCGTCGACCGCTTCGGGCGCGACCACGTCTACGTCGAGCTCACCGACCACCGCCAGCCGCTGGACAGCACCCACAACGACCTCCTCGCCGAGCTCGCGCGGGAACTGGGCCTGCCGACCGTCGCGACCACCGCCGCGCACTACGCGCGTCCCGAACGGGCGCCGCTGGCCGACGCGCTCGCCGCCATCCGGGCGCGGCGGGGCATCGACGAGCTCGAAGGCTGGCTGCCCGCGGCCGGCACGGCGTTCCTGCGCAGCGGCGCCGAAATGGACGTCCTCTTCCGCCGGTACCCGGGCGCGGTCCGGCGCAGCGCGTTGCTGGGTGCGGAATGCGCGTTCCCGCTGAAGCTCCTCGCGCCCAAGCTGCCGCCGTTCGACGTGCCCGAGGGGGAGACCGAGGCAACCCACCTCCGCAAGCTCACCGCGGCGGGCGCGAGGGAACGGTTCAAGGGCAAACCCCACGAGGACAAGGCGAACGCCCAGATCGAGCACGAATTGCGGATCATCGAAGAGCTCGGCTTCCCCGGGTACTTCCTGATCGTCTGGGACATCGTGCGGTTCTGCCGCGACAACGACATCCTCTGCCAGGGCCGCGGCTCGGCCGCGAACTCGGCCGTCTGCTACGCGCTCGGCATCACGAAGGTCGACTCCGTCGCCTACGAACTCCTCTTCGAGCGCTTCCTGGCCCCGGACCGCGACGGCTACCCGGACATCGACCTCGACATCGAGTCCGACCGCCGCGAGGAAGCCATCCAGTACGTCTTCGCCAAGCACGGCCGCCTCCGCACCGCGCAGGTCGCGAACGTGATCACCTACCGCGCCCGGTCCGCGGTCCGCGACGCCGCCCGCGCGCTCGGTTACTCGCCGGGCCAGCAGGACGCCTGGAGCAAGCAGATCGACCGCTGGGGCTCGCTGCGCAGCACCGAAAAGGACCACGACCACGACATCCCGGACGAGGTCGTGCAGCTGGCCTTCGCGCTCGAGGACTTCCCGCGCCACCTCGGCATCCACTCCGGCGGGATGGTGATGTGCCAGGAGCCGGTGAGCCAGGTGGTGCCGGTCGAGTGGGCGCGGATGGCCGACCGCAGCGTCATCCAGTGGGAGAAGGAGGACTGCGCGGCTGCCGGGCTCGTCAAGTTCGACCTGCTCGGCCTCGGCATGCTTTCCGCGCTGCACTACATGATCGACCTCGTCCGCGACTACAAGGACGAGCGCGTCGACCTCGCCGAGCTGGACCTCGCCGACCAGCAGATCTACGAAATGCTGTGCCGCGCCGACGCCATCGGCGTGTTCCAGGTCGAGAGCCGCGCGCAGCTGGCGACCCTGCCGCGGCTGCAACCACGGGAGTTCTACGATCTCGCCGTCGAGGTGGCGCTGATCCGGCCCGGCCCCATCCAGGGCGGCTCGGTGCACCCGTACATCCGCCGCAAGCAGGGGCGCGAGGAGTGGAGCTACGACCACCCGCTGCTGGCGAAGGCACTGCACAAGACCAAGGGCGTGCCGCTGTTCCAGGAGCAGATGATGCAGATCGCGCTGGACGTCGCGAACTTCACCGCGGCGGAGGCCGACCAGCTGCGGCACGCGATGGGGTCGAAGCGCTCGGACCGCAAGATGGAGCGGCTGCGGCAGCGGTTCCTCGATGGCGCCGCCGCGAACGGGGTCGAGGACGAGCTCGCGCAGAAGATCTTCTTGAAGCTCAAGGCGTTCGCGAACTTCGGGTTCCCGGAGAGCCACGCGCTGAGCTTCGCGCATCTCGTGTTTTCCAGTGCCTACTTCAAGTTCTACCACCCGGACGCGTTCCTCGCGGGCCTGCTGCGCGCGCAGCCGATGGGGTTCTACTCACCGCAGTCGCTGGTCGCCGACGCGCGGCGCCACGGCGTCACCGTGCACGGCCCGGACATCAACCGCAGCCTGCCGCACGCGACGCTGGAACCGTTGCCGGACGGGGGCAAGCTGCACGCGGTCCGGACCGGGCTGAGCACCGTGCGGAAGATCGGCGAGGACGTCGCGAAGCGGATTTCGGCCGAGCGGCGGGAAAACGGCGAGTACCGCGACCTCGCCGACGTCGCCCGCCGCGTGCGGCTGACCACCCCGCAGATCGAAGCGCTCGCCACGGCCGGCGCGTTCGCGAGCTTCGGCGGCGACCGCCGCCAGGCGCTCTGGACCGCGGGCGCGGTCGCCGGCGAGCGGCCGGAGAAGCTGCCCGGCCTGGTCGGCGCGCAGGCCCCGGCACTGCCGGGCATGGACGGCCTCGACCTCGCGGCGGCGGACGTCTGGGCGACGGGCGTGTCCCCGGACAGCTACCCGACCGAGTTCATCCGCGACCACCTCGACGAACTGGGCGTCGTCCCGGCGAGCGGCCTGGCCGCCCTCGACGACGGCGCCCGCGTCCTCATCGGCGGCGCGGTAACCCACCGCCAGCGCCCGGCGACCGCCGCCGGCGTCACCTTCCTCAACATCGAGGACGAAACGGGGATGGTGAACGTGATCTGCACGCTCGGCCTGTGGCAGCGCTACCACCGCGTGGCGCGCAGCAGCCCGGCACTCCTGATCCGCGGCGTGCTGGAGAAGGCCGACGGCGTGGTGAGCGTCCTCGCCGACCGCGTCGAGCCGCTGCAGATGCGGATCAAGGCGAAGTCCCGCGACTTCAGGTGA